GCCGCTGTTGGATTTTACTGCTCTGTCGGGAAACACATGGCTCACTGCTGGCTGTAAAAAACACATATGAAGATAATATGTCATATTTATTGTGAGTTGAGGAAAACCAGGACCGGGGGTGACCCGATGTTCCCGTTTTTTGGTGGTTCATCCAGACAGGAGCTCAATTTTCTGTTTGAGCAGCACGACGTTAGACAACAGCCGGGCTGAGGGCCTCGGTGTGATTCGGAAGCTTTAGGTTGGACTGCTGTCTCTCTCGTGTGTGTATGAAACACACAGCTTAGCTTAGTTCGGCGTTAGGActggacacagaggaagagctgGCCCGGCTTTATCTGAAGGTAATGAAACGTCGCGCTCATTTAAAATGGCCTAAATAACTACAGTATGCTTTTATAACTCGCAGGCCAACGACACCCCAACTTCGTGCTCATCTGATTATTTCCTTTGCCGTTCTCAGTGGTTTAAGTATCAGAAAATCATCTCTATAATAAATGATCTGAGCTACCAAGGACGTGAGAGAAGACACTGCAGGAAACAGctctgagagagaaaaagtgctttattcaaagaaatatttacaGCCACTTTCCATCATGTCTGACTCAAGGGTGCAATGAAGCGATAAAACGGTTGGCGTGGAAGGACTGACCTGAGCAAGAGCAGAGGTCACTGCAGCACTGAACCTCAGGTGAGCAGCTGAACTTTTATCTCAGTGATAACGCCTGAGAACTGACTCACGCTGATTTAATATGTGCATTTTGTCCTCTCATCAGCCACAAATGGACGTGGAAGGAACATTCAGGAGGCTGCTGCTTCGTTATCTCGTCGTGCGTTGATTTAGAAACACCACTCCCAACTTCCAGCCAGTCCGGCGCCTCACACAGACGTTACCGAGATCAGCAGGTATGATGTTTCACAGCGTTTACCATCCTGTGTTGGTTACGAAACGGATGCAAACTCAGAGCGCCCTGCACACGAGAGCCAGATCTCACTGATCAAACGTGACACCAGATGTGTTGTCCACACGAGCGAGGGCCTCAGCAGGAGCACATGAAAGACGTCGCCGCCTCACATCTTCAAAGAGCGAGAATCATTTGTTTATTCTTACAGctctctgtttcctcctgaGGACGGCGGGAAGGTGACAGCTACGGGTCAACCTTCATCTCTCATTCTCCTCTGCGGCGAACAGAGAGAAGCCGGAAAACACAGCACACCAAAACTGTGACAGCCTTCAAGGTCAGAAGAAATCTTTGTTTAGCTGCTTTCTTCCAGTGAGCATCTGAAAGCACTCGCCATGGTAAACGCTTAACAACGGCCACAACGGATCACCTGAGTTGAAATGAGGCGACGGAAGAAatggtgaaacagaaaaaaaaaaaaaagaacaagaaagcCCGGTGCAGTTGGATTACAGCGacgaaaacagaaaaaaaaaagtctccagGCAAAATTGATTCCTTAACATGAGAAGTCTAAATTAGAATTTGTTGCAGCAGCAatcattagcattagcatttggttaaataaaaatctttacaGCTGCACTACTTgatattttacaataaaaatagggaaaaaaagttttatttgtagTGATGTACAACCTGTTCATCTCACCAGctctgcaaaatgaaaacatcatcgGCAAAACCAGTTTGGCCTGATCGTTTTTCTGCTCATTCAGTTGTATTCTTTGCATCCCCTGAACTCCAGTATAATTTCACTCCAGTGCAGGTCAAAGGCACGCAGCACAAAATAATGAGGACTGGATCTAATTATACAGTAAAGTGTTTCTGGAGAGTGGTAATCCCTTTAATCATTTTAGATTTATAGCAGAACTGATTTAATTCGATTATCCCTTTAAGgtctttttgaatgaaaaaaaaaaaaagccaaaacttTCCAGTAAGACTTAGCTGCTCTTCTCTGTTTTATCATGGTAAACACAATATTTGGGGCTTTTGACTGTTggtcattaaaacaaaatgtctttttgatgTTGTGTTGAGCTTCTGATTCTTGAACAAAATTCAAGATTACTGAATTATTGGTTGAGGTTGTTTTAAAAGTTTCAACAAGTGTTCTGATTCATCTGTGTTTTACCTTAAATGCCGTCTAATGGATGAGGAGTTACTCTGCAGCAGAGTCTCACACAGGACTGAAGCGACGTCTGGGTTCTGTCAAATGAGCCCACCCGCTATTTCACCTTTTAACGGTGTCACGACATGTCAGTCTCCAAATGAAGTGAACAACGTTGAGAAAATCCATTCTGGCTTTGAATGGAGTCAGGAGTCAACTGCGTAAAGCCCTTCAGGTGAACTACAGGTGTGATTTGTTGTGGAGCGATGGTGAAACTGATGGTAATTCCTTGACAGGTTTAACTTCACGATGAAAAGAAATGCAGGTTTGCTTTGATCCTTGATGTAAAGAACATTTTCGATAGATGCTGACAGAGAACATCTTCACGCACATCGAAAGAGAGGAGCTTTCAGAGCGACCTGTCAGTGGCTCTTTATCTCTGTGTCtttatgtttgatgtttttaaaccCTTTAAACCTCATAAGTGGGCTCAGGCAGGAGACTTTAGGACTGAACACATTTATTAGAACatctttccaaaaaaacaaaaaactaacaaaaaagaacaacacaaactaGTGCTACTTTGGCCGTGAAGgtaaaaggaaagcaaaaacaagTTTCATTGTGGCTACTTTCAAAAGAGCTAAAGAGAATTTTCACTGAAAATCTACCATTCAGcttcttgaaataaaaataaggaacACAACTAAAGCATTTGTActaacacacaaagaggaaaactcAAACcaagctgtttgtttctgtttgaaatcTTTTCCactgaaagtcttttttttttttttttaacgcatTTAGAGTTCTTAGTGCAACAAATCAGTTCAGTCATCTTCTCTATTTCTACTTTCTATCACTTGAAAGTCTGCACATCATCTTTTAACACCCCACAAATGAGCACTAACAAgcattcagctgtgttttcatcgTCACACTTGTGTATGGCACAGTTGTCGTAGCTTCGTCAAGCCAGTTTGTCCACGGAGGCACCTGCATGGTCACGGTAAAAAGTCTTCTTGGCCACGTCGTCAAGATCACTGATGATTCTCCAGATATCATCACGCGCTCACGAGCCACTCCTGTTGGCCACAGTTATACCTGAGTAGGTATCAACAACACGGGATATTTCTGACTAACACAACTCAAATCTTTCCACTCATCTAcctacacaacacacaaacagcagttcccccccccccccccccccccaaccagtCCCTGAATGTGTTGGCACCTCCCAGCTGTTCGCCGCCAATCAGCACCAGGAAAACGACCTCCCCACCATTTCGAAGAACAACTTATTTGGCTTCCTGAAGTACCGGCAGAGCTTCTTGAAGGCCTGGCTGCTGAGGGGCGCGTGCGGCCGGCCTTTGGACTCGTCCAGGCACTTGTCGTGTCCGGCGGACAGGAGGCAGTAGAAGCCCTTGGTGGTGTTGTAGTAGAAGTTGTCGGGGCTGATCCTCGGCGGCAGGTCCAGAAACCTCTCCGCCTTTCTCAGCTCAGGGAAGGGATCTCTAATGAGTGCATCACCGTCCACCACGTGGATCTGCTCCAGAGGGAAGACCTCCAGCCAGCGGGCCAAATGCTGGTGGTACAGGCTCCTCTGCAGCGCCTTGTATCCAGGGTCGATGCGGCCTTTGCGCAGCAGGAGGTCCTCTAGCGTTTGGTAGGGCTTGTGGCGGGTCAGGCGGTTGTGGAGGACCTGGGTGTAGTCAGAAACTAGCCTTTCAGCCGGGTCCCGGACGATCAGCAACAGGCGTACGGCGGGATTCATGTCCCAGACATGTGCAGGAACCTGAGGAGCTGCGAAGTAGCCCGGAGTCTTCTCCACTGTCAGCTGACCAGGAAGGGTGAAGGGCATCTGGGCTCGGTACCAGGCCAGGCCTCGGCGGTAGTGCTCCTCTACATTGAAGTAGTGCACCTGAGAGAAGGACAGAATGCAGATCAGTATCAGTGAAGATGAAGAACACTCTCCCTCCATTTTTATATCACTTCTAAATGCAGCCGTTTCAAAAACTTTTCCTAATTAGTACTGAAagaggttttttctttttttttccatttgcccCGTTGAACTTTGATTCTGACCTCATCACGTCCAGAACAATCTAAACTGTTCCCGACTTTGACGACTTGGCAGTCTTCACCTCAAACCACTCTGATTAAGATTTGTCTCTGTGCAACTTCTCTGGGACGGGCCTGTCATCATTCATATCCACGTACTGTAAGTCGGTGACACACTGGATATACGTtcactttgctttgcttttgtctCTGCCTCTTTGCTTTGATGGAGATTTAATATTACAGAGTTAACTagtcttctctctcttctctctgccaTTTGAGCTCGACAGTCGGGCTCAAATGGGAAAGAGAGGGGCAACTACAGTTCATCAGTACCCTGAATAACTATTCCAGTTAAGCAGACTCATCAGCTATTATAGCGCTGAAATCTGGTTTCCaccatttatttgtgtttcattaataaTTCCAGGTCCGCAGGTCAGTAATGATTATATATTCAACTCAACTTCAGTCACTAACACGGTTTAACTTTACAGCTCCGTAACGAGGCTCAgttctgagctgagctgcttttCTTGGAATTTAGAAATTCCAAGAAAATTCTCAGCTAAGCACAACATGGGAAAAGaggtgaggtgtgtgtgtgtgtgtgtgtgtgtgtgtgtggagcagtgACTT
The nucleotide sequence above comes from Echeneis naucrates chromosome 9, fEcheNa1.1, whole genome shotgun sequence. Encoded proteins:
- the hs3st1l2 gene encoding heparan sulfate (glucosamine) 3-O-sulfotransferase 1-like 2, whose translation is MLWTVLLALLVLLLLQTQLSVCLRELRAGGSSPPTFSSSSSPSSSSYNATQQRLPGAIIIGVRKGGTRALLEMLNLHPDVEVAKAEVHYFNVEEHYRRGLAWYRAQMPFTLPGQLTVEKTPGYFAAPQVPAHVWDMNPAVRLLLIVRDPAERLVSDYTQVLHNRLTRHKPYQTLEDLLLRKGRIDPGYKALQRSLYHQHLARWLEVFPLEQIHVVDGDALIRDPFPELRKAERFLDLPPRISPDNFYYNTTKGFYCLLSAGHDKCLDESKGRPHAPLSSQAFKKLCRYFRKPNKLFFEMVGRSFSWC